From the Solanum pennellii chromosome 4, SPENNV200 genome, one window contains:
- the LOC107018007 gene encoding pyruvate dehydrogenase E1 component subunit beta-3, chloroplastic-like isoform X1 produces the protein MAAIIQGIGAATALTSASSLDTKKAFFSNSRRSLSVGAERKGRTFVVRSDGGLSYGLNGRGGRAEQLITNAVATKEDTAAASTSLKPGHELLLFEALREGLEEEMDRDPAVCVMGEDVGHYGGSYKVTKGLAPKYGDLRVLDTPIAENSFTGMGIGAAMTGLRPVIEGMNMGFLLLAFNQISNNCGMLHYTSGGQFKIPVVIRGPGGVGRQLGAEHSQRLESYFQSIPGIQMVACSTPYNAKGLMKAAIRSDNPVILFEHVLLYNLKERIPDEEYVLNLEEAEMVRPGEHVTILTYSRMRYHVMQAAKTLVNKGYDPEVIDIRSLKPFDLHTIGNSVKKTHRVLIVEECMRTGGIGASLTAAITENFHDYLDAPIICLSSQDVPTPYAGTLENWTVVQPPQIVTAVEQLCQ, from the exons ATGGCTGCTATTATACAAGGAATTGGTGCTGCTACTGCACTAACCTCAGCCAGTTCTTTGGACACCAAGAAGGcatttttctccaattctcgCAGATCTTTGTCAG TTGGTGCAGAGAGGAAAGGAAGGACTTTTGTGGTTAGATCTGATGGGGGTTTGAGCTATGGTTTGAATGGACGTGGAGGAAGAGCTGAACAATTAATTACTAATGCTGTTGCT ACTAAAGAAGATACTGCTGCAGCTTCTACTTCATTAAAGCCAGG GCATGAACTGTTGCTCTTTGAGGCCCTCCGTGAAGGTCTTGAAGAAGAAATGGACAGAGATCCCGCTGTTTGTGTAATGGGTGAAGATGTCGGTCATTATGGAGGTTCGTACAAGGTGACTAAAGGCCTTGCCCCAAAATATGGTGATCTCAGGGTTCTTGACACTCCCATTGCTGAGAACTCTTTCACTGGTATGGGCATTGGAGCTGCAATGACCGGTTTGCGTCCAGTTATTGAGGGAATGAACATGGGATTTCTTCTTCTAGCCTTTAATCAGATATCTAACAACTGTGGTATGCTCCACTACACATCTGGTGGCCAGTTTAAGATACCAGTCGTCATCCGAGGTCCTGGTGGAGTTGGTCGACAGCTTGGAGCGGAGCACTCTCAACGCCTTGAGTCATATTTCCAGTCAATTCCTGGAATCCAAATGGTTGCCTGTTCAACCCCCTACAACGCCAAGGGCTTGATGAAGGCTGCTATCAGAAGTGATAACCCTGTGATTCTTTTTGAGCATGTTTTGCTCTACAACCTCAAGGAGAGAATTCCAGACGAAGAGTATGTGTTGAATCTTGAAGAAGCAGAGATGGTACGCCCTGGTGAGCATGTTACCATTCTAACTTATTCCAGGATGAGGTATCATGTCATGCAAGCTGCTAAGACACTCGTGAACAAGGGCTATGATCCCGAGGTCATTGATATCAGGTCACTGAAACCGTTTGACCTTCACACCATCGGGAATTCAGTGAAGAAGACTCATCGTGTCCTCATTGTCGAGGAATGTATGCGTACAGGAGGTATTGGTGCCAGCTTGACAGCTGCTATAACCGAGAACTTCCATGACTATCTCGATGCCCCAATCATATGTCTGTCCTCACAGGATGTGCCAACGCCATATGCTGGGACGTTAGAGAACTGGACCGTTGTCCAACCTCCCCAGATTGTTACTGCAGTAGAACAGCTCTGCCAGTGA
- the LOC107016411 gene encoding uncharacterized protein LOC107016411, protein MEEGLRRSPRLVRASNPKVYRRNRKKLQVSSSNSMDEIPSFSLGISQISGEKNNEEKNNEEENKKQKKGKKRVKEVKTMKKSKKICVTLASTSKKIVDSDDDFEDLPPQFQSKSLKNKDGLEKKRPVNDGKTRNRLPKSVILPESRYPVCASTS, encoded by the coding sequence ATGGAAGAAGGTCTTAGAAGAAGTCCGCGTCTAGTGAGGGCTTCAAATCCAAAAGTTTATCGAAGAAATCGAAAGAAGCTTCAAGTTTCGTCTTCTAATTCTATGGATGAAATTCCAAGTTTTAGTTTGGGTATCTCACAAATATCAGGGGAGAAGAACAATGAGGAGAAGAACAATGAGGAAGAAAACAAGAAGCAAAAGAAAGGTAAAAAACGAGTTAAAGAGGTTAAAACAATGAAGAAATcgaaaaaaatatgtgttactTTGGCATCTACATCGAAGAAAATCGTTGACAGTGATGATGATTTTGAGGATTTACCTCCTCAATTTCAgtcaaaaagtttgaaaaataaagatggattGGAGAAGAAAAGGCCGGTGAATGATGGAAAAACACGAAATCGTTTACCCAAAAGTGTCATTCTACCAGAGAGTAGATATCCGGTATGTGCTAGTACTTCTTAG
- the LOC107018007 gene encoding pyruvate dehydrogenase E1 component subunit beta-3, chloroplastic-like isoform X2 — protein sequence MAAIIQGIGAATALTSASSLDTKKAFFSNSRRSLSERKGRTFVVRSDGGLSYGLNGRGGRAEQLITNAVATKEDTAAASTSLKPGHELLLFEALREGLEEEMDRDPAVCVMGEDVGHYGGSYKVTKGLAPKYGDLRVLDTPIAENSFTGMGIGAAMTGLRPVIEGMNMGFLLLAFNQISNNCGMLHYTSGGQFKIPVVIRGPGGVGRQLGAEHSQRLESYFQSIPGIQMVACSTPYNAKGLMKAAIRSDNPVILFEHVLLYNLKERIPDEEYVLNLEEAEMVRPGEHVTILTYSRMRYHVMQAAKTLVNKGYDPEVIDIRSLKPFDLHTIGNSVKKTHRVLIVEECMRTGGIGASLTAAITENFHDYLDAPIICLSSQDVPTPYAGTLENWTVVQPPQIVTAVEQLCQ from the exons ATGGCTGCTATTATACAAGGAATTGGTGCTGCTACTGCACTAACCTCAGCCAGTTCTTTGGACACCAAGAAGGcatttttctccaattctcgCAGATCTTTGTCAG AGAGGAAAGGAAGGACTTTTGTGGTTAGATCTGATGGGGGTTTGAGCTATGGTTTGAATGGACGTGGAGGAAGAGCTGAACAATTAATTACTAATGCTGTTGCT ACTAAAGAAGATACTGCTGCAGCTTCTACTTCATTAAAGCCAGG GCATGAACTGTTGCTCTTTGAGGCCCTCCGTGAAGGTCTTGAAGAAGAAATGGACAGAGATCCCGCTGTTTGTGTAATGGGTGAAGATGTCGGTCATTATGGAGGTTCGTACAAGGTGACTAAAGGCCTTGCCCCAAAATATGGTGATCTCAGGGTTCTTGACACTCCCATTGCTGAGAACTCTTTCACTGGTATGGGCATTGGAGCTGCAATGACCGGTTTGCGTCCAGTTATTGAGGGAATGAACATGGGATTTCTTCTTCTAGCCTTTAATCAGATATCTAACAACTGTGGTATGCTCCACTACACATCTGGTGGCCAGTTTAAGATACCAGTCGTCATCCGAGGTCCTGGTGGAGTTGGTCGACAGCTTGGAGCGGAGCACTCTCAACGCCTTGAGTCATATTTCCAGTCAATTCCTGGAATCCAAATGGTTGCCTGTTCAACCCCCTACAACGCCAAGGGCTTGATGAAGGCTGCTATCAGAAGTGATAACCCTGTGATTCTTTTTGAGCATGTTTTGCTCTACAACCTCAAGGAGAGAATTCCAGACGAAGAGTATGTGTTGAATCTTGAAGAAGCAGAGATGGTACGCCCTGGTGAGCATGTTACCATTCTAACTTATTCCAGGATGAGGTATCATGTCATGCAAGCTGCTAAGACACTCGTGAACAAGGGCTATGATCCCGAGGTCATTGATATCAGGTCACTGAAACCGTTTGACCTTCACACCATCGGGAATTCAGTGAAGAAGACTCATCGTGTCCTCATTGTCGAGGAATGTATGCGTACAGGAGGTATTGGTGCCAGCTTGACAGCTGCTATAACCGAGAACTTCCATGACTATCTCGATGCCCCAATCATATGTCTGTCCTCACAGGATGTGCCAACGCCATATGCTGGGACGTTAGAGAACTGGACCGTTGTCCAACCTCCCCAGATTGTTACTGCAGTAGAACAGCTCTGCCAGTGA